Proteins from a genomic interval of Candidatus Nanosynbacter sp. HMT-352:
- the rpsR gene encoding 30S ribosomal protein S18 encodes MAQLKKNPPIIFDYKDVKTLQRYINVYGQIEPISKTGLSEKQQRSLAVAIKRARHLALLPFVSSN; translated from the coding sequence ATGGCACAATTGAAGAAAAATCCACCGATTATTTTTGACTATAAAGATGTAAAAACTTTGCAACGTTACATCAATGTTTACGGTCAAATCGAGCCAATCAGCAAGACTGGTTTGAGCGAAAAGCAACAGCGAAGCTTGGCGGTAGCAATTAAGCGTGCTCGCCACTTGGCTTTGTTGCCATTTGTTAGCAGCAACTAG
- a CDS encoding single-stranded DNA-binding protein yields MARSINQVILLGRLTRDPEQRTTASGKNVVSFSIAVDRQSQDDQADFFNITAWDKLGDLVMQYLSKGRRVLIQGRLRQDSWEDKDTGKRQSRIEVTASDVTFLDGPNGDNSGSAAPKTTKKEEVVTEIDDKPIDLSEIPF; encoded by the coding sequence ATGGCACGAAGTATCAATCAAGTGATTTTGTTGGGTAGATTGACACGCGATCCAGAACAGCGAACAACTGCTTCTGGCAAGAACGTAGTTAGTTTCAGCATTGCTGTTGATCGACAATCTCAAGACGATCAGGCTGACTTTTTCAATATTACAGCCTGGGATAAACTTGGTGATTTGGTAATGCAATATCTAAGCAAAGGTCGTCGGGTTTTAATCCAAGGACGACTGCGACAGGATAGCTGGGAAGATAAGGATACTGGTAAAAGACAGAGTCGAATTGAAGTTACTGCTTCGGACGTAACGTTCTTAGACGGTCCAAATGGCGACAATTCAGGTTCTGCAGCACCAAAGACTACTAAAAAAGAGGAAGTTGTAACGGAAATTGACGATAAGCCAATTGACCTAAGCGAGATTCCATTCTAA
- the rpsF gene encoding 30S ribosomal protein S6 codes for MNEYELTVLIHPDLEANLDSALDKVRGLITTNGGEITKEDNWGKKKLAYTIKREDFAVYVCFEVKLPAPALLKISNTLKITDEVLRYLLVKTDEKTRQALSEQKARNEESDSSESSK; via the coding sequence ATGAACGAATACGAACTAACCGTTCTTATTCACCCGGATTTAGAGGCTAATCTAGATTCAGCGTTGGATAAGGTACGTGGTTTAATTACTACTAACGGTGGTGAAATTACCAAAGAAGATAACTGGGGCAAGAAAAAATTGGCCTACACAATCAAGCGTGAGGACTTTGCAGTTTACGTTTGTTTTGAGGTTAAATTGCCAGCACCAGCTTTGTTGAAGATTTCAAATACGCTTAAGATTACTGACGAAGTCTTGCGCTACCTATTGGTAAAAACTGATGAAAAAACTCGTCAAGCATTGAGCGAGCAAAAAGCGCGCAACGAAGAATCTGATTCAAGCGAATCAAGTAAATAA
- a CDS encoding FtsK/SpoIIIE family DNA translocase, whose amino-acid sequence MAKKRKITKKSAPAKPQHSLPAGFWSQVGAVMLILLSLLLVVSWFGVGGPVLQWIDMATVKTIGYTAYALPILLIYLAVETFRAEENQLPAVVKFAAILEIVWFSGLFGLMKTASRPNSGGFVGDILNTATLKMVDSAIAVIIYLVLAFITVLFITQTSPFTVFSKLWGMIKSNTKEDDNNRSVMKKASIAQPTEEEKKTDLGEIKLNAGVPIIDTAKEKKSLLKKVEKPEKANEEQALVATRDPNWEAPSLDLLEKNESGADAGDTRQNAQIIHDTLAEFNIEAAMGDINVGPKVTQYTLRPPSGVKLTRITALETNIALNLAAQSLRIEAPIPGQRAVGIEVPNRKAAEVRLRSTLSSKQWAAARDPLSFGIGKDISGQVVVGELGKMPHLLIAGQTGSGKSVMINTLLCSLLYRNSPSDMKLILVDPKQVEMAPYADIPHLLTPVINEPEKTISALKWAVNEMERRYKLLAGEKIRNIKEYNKRLQSRAKKIAIADENGNVQEHEDGSMPYIVIVVDEMSDLMMMAKKDVETLIVRLAQKSRAVGIHLVLATQRPSVNVITGLIKANVPARIAFTVASQVDSITILDQSGAEKLLGQGDMLFYVTSMSKPRRIQGAWVTDDEVNKIADHLRMQMAPQYNDEVVAQPVQLDGKGGVVMDLSEGGDDKFKDAVRVVVERRKASTSMLQTRLGIGYQRAARIIEEMEERGIIGPQNGSKPRDVLISSPEELDELLAES is encoded by the coding sequence ATGGCAAAAAAACGAAAGATCACGAAAAAATCCGCACCAGCCAAGCCGCAGCATAGTTTGCCGGCGGGTTTTTGGTCACAAGTTGGCGCGGTGATGCTTATTCTTTTGTCGCTACTACTCGTCGTGTCGTGGTTCGGTGTCGGTGGTCCGGTTCTGCAATGGATTGATATGGCGACCGTAAAAACTATTGGCTATACTGCGTACGCATTGCCGATACTACTGATTTATTTGGCGGTTGAGACTTTCCGAGCGGAAGAGAATCAATTACCCGCAGTGGTGAAATTTGCGGCAATTCTGGAAATTGTGTGGTTTTCTGGATTGTTTGGGTTAATGAAGACGGCTTCGCGTCCGAATTCTGGTGGATTTGTGGGCGACATATTAAACACGGCAACCTTGAAAATGGTAGATTCGGCAATTGCTGTGATTATTTATCTAGTTTTGGCGTTTATAACAGTTCTATTTATTACTCAAACGTCACCGTTTACAGTTTTCAGTAAACTTTGGGGGATGATCAAGAGTAATACCAAGGAGGATGATAATAATCGTTCTGTTATGAAGAAGGCGTCAATTGCTCAGCCGACGGAAGAAGAGAAAAAGACCGACCTGGGAGAAATTAAGCTGAACGCTGGTGTGCCAATAATTGATACAGCCAAAGAGAAAAAGAGCTTATTAAAGAAAGTAGAGAAGCCGGAAAAGGCCAATGAAGAACAGGCTTTGGTGGCAACTCGTGATCCGAATTGGGAGGCGCCAAGCTTGGATCTATTAGAGAAGAACGAAAGCGGTGCTGATGCTGGAGATACGCGCCAGAACGCCCAAATAATTCACGATACGCTAGCTGAATTTAATATTGAGGCAGCGATGGGCGACATTAATGTTGGTCCAAAAGTCACGCAATACACCCTAAGACCACCAAGTGGGGTTAAATTGACGCGAATTACGGCGCTGGAAACTAACATTGCGCTTAATTTGGCAGCACAAAGTTTAAGGATTGAGGCGCCAATTCCTGGTCAGCGAGCGGTTGGTATTGAGGTACCTAACCGTAAGGCTGCTGAAGTTCGCCTACGAAGTACTTTGTCGTCGAAACAGTGGGCTGCTGCTCGTGATCCTTTGAGCTTTGGAATTGGTAAAGATATATCTGGTCAAGTTGTTGTGGGCGAGCTGGGGAAGATGCCGCATTTGTTGATTGCTGGACAAACGGGTTCTGGTAAGTCTGTTATGATTAATACTTTGCTGTGTAGCTTGCTGTATCGCAACAGTCCGAGTGATATGAAGTTGATTTTGGTTGACCCGAAACAAGTTGAAATGGCGCCGTACGCCGATATTCCGCATCTTCTTACGCCGGTGATTAATGAGCCAGAGAAGACTATTTCAGCTTTGAAGTGGGCGGTGAATGAGATGGAGCGACGCTACAAATTGTTGGCGGGCGAGAAAATCCGTAACATTAAGGAATACAACAAGAGGCTGCAGTCGCGCGCTAAGAAGATTGCGATTGCTGATGAAAATGGCAATGTTCAGGAGCATGAAGATGGATCGATGCCGTATATCGTGATTGTGGTGGACGAGATGTCTGATCTTATGATGATGGCTAAAAAGGATGTTGAGACATTAATTGTTCGTTTGGCGCAGAAATCGCGAGCGGTGGGTATTCATTTGGTATTGGCAACGCAGCGTCCTAGCGTGAATGTTATTACCGGTTTGATTAAGGCGAACGTGCCGGCGCGAATTGCCTTTACGGTGGCTAGCCAGGTTGACAGTATTACAATCTTAGACCAATCTGGTGCTGAGAAATTATTGGGTCAAGGAGATATGCTATTTTACGTAACAAGCATGAGCAAGCCAAGGCGTATCCAAGGTGCTTGGGTGACAGATGATGAGGTGAATAAAATTGCCGATCATTTGCGCATGCAGATGGCTCCGCAATACAACGATGAAGTGGTGGCTCAGCCAGTTCAATTGGATGGCAAGGGTGGCGTCGTGATGGACTTATCTGAAGGTGGTGATGATAAGTTTAAGGATGCGGTTCGTGTAGTGGTTGAGCGTCGCAAGGCTTCAACGAGTATGCTACAGACACGCTTGGGAATTGGTTATCAGCGAGCAGCGCGAATTATTGAAGAGATGGAAGAGCGGGGGATTATCGGTCCACAGAATGGTTCTAAGCCACGTGATGTTTTGATTTCTAGTCCAGAAGAGCTTGATGAACTGTTGGCGGAATCGTGA
- a CDS encoding ribonuclease J encodes MGQRRLATPQKDDANKRPQSKKSNNAVLNSTTTRKGEVFRAQRRTSENVNLRASQHLIDIPVNKSVYNGYGGEQFSAKMQPKPVRGGQPKLRIIPIGGVGEMGIGKNMNAIEYDDEIIIVDMGFLFPGSDYPGINYITPDITWLEENKYKIKAHVFTHGHLDHIGSFRHFIHRIPAPVYGSKFTIGMLDRTMDDSEVDFKPDYRVMDPLSHEIVQVSKHFSVELVRVNHSIPDSTAVIIRTPMGVIVDSGDWRFEESPVDGQKFDLERLTEVASKEGILMFMNESTNCESAGTHTHTEFDIQYSIGQVMDKFSNSRVILSCFSSQVHRLQLILEEAHKHGRKVAFAGFSMIQNLEVALRSGTIKIPKDTIMKMEDIVKLPDNQIAVVCTGSQGEFNAVLNRMATGAHKYMKIKGSDVVVFSSNPIPGNEKSVVRTVDGLMREGSDVIQNGKTHLTGIGPLHLSGHGYYDDHVKLINALNPTYYMPIHGEFHMLVHNARLAEKECGIPRKNIFVCDAGDIIEIDIERQAKKAGRIHVGGVMYDDTGAIVSEVVLKDRIHMSQEGMFVVVLTVQRGTGRLLTSPDIISRGFIYLRDSEELMNMIRQYLKQKAARSFSGKYDLDVIKKEIKDEITHILYDQTRRTPIVIPVINEVGGLKSVKSAAAPAHSVSKSPARGKKPTSDEPKMTLPTAPRRRFPQRQVPDTEANDTKARERQNTRPY; translated from the coding sequence ATGGGTCAGCGGCGACTAGCAACACCGCAAAAAGACGACGCCAATAAGCGTCCGCAGTCAAAGAAAAGTAACAATGCAGTTTTGAATAGTACAACTACTCGTAAGGGTGAAGTTTTCCGAGCTCAGCGACGAACAAGCGAGAATGTTAATCTCAGGGCTTCACAGCACTTGATTGATATTCCAGTAAACAAGTCGGTTTATAACGGATACGGCGGCGAGCAATTTAGCGCCAAAATGCAACCAAAACCTGTTCGCGGTGGTCAGCCAAAGCTTCGGATTATTCCGATTGGTGGCGTGGGTGAAATGGGAATTGGTAAGAATATGAACGCCATCGAATATGATGATGAGATTATCATTGTAGATATGGGATTTCTGTTCCCAGGCAGTGATTATCCAGGCATCAACTACATCACGCCGGATATTACTTGGCTGGAAGAGAATAAATACAAGATTAAGGCGCATGTATTTACGCACGGGCATCTTGATCACATTGGTTCGTTCCGCCATTTTATTCATCGTATTCCAGCGCCAGTTTATGGCTCTAAGTTTACGATTGGCATGCTCGATCGAACGATGGACGATTCAGAAGTGGATTTCAAGCCAGATTATCGAGTGATGGATCCGCTGAGTCACGAAATTGTTCAAGTTTCTAAGCATTTCTCGGTCGAGTTGGTACGAGTTAACCACTCAATTCCTGATTCTACGGCGGTGATTATTCGAACTCCAATGGGCGTGATTGTCGATTCTGGTGACTGGCGATTCGAGGAAAGTCCAGTTGACGGCCAAAAGTTTGACCTTGAGCGACTTACGGAAGTGGCTTCAAAAGAAGGCATTTTGATGTTTATGAATGAATCGACCAACTGTGAATCGGCTGGTACGCACACGCACACGGAGTTTGATATCCAGTATTCCATCGGTCAGGTGATGGACAAGTTTAGTAATAGTCGAGTAATTTTAAGTTGTTTCTCGTCGCAGGTGCATCGCTTGCAATTAATTTTGGAAGAGGCACATAAGCACGGACGCAAGGTGGCGTTTGCTGGATTTTCGATGATTCAAAACCTGGAGGTGGCATTGCGTTCGGGGACGATTAAGATTCCTAAAGACACCATCATGAAGATGGAAGATATTGTTAAATTGCCAGATAACCAAATTGCCGTAGTTTGTACTGGCTCGCAGGGTGAATTTAACGCCGTCTTAAATCGCATGGCAACGGGCGCTCATAAATATATGAAAATTAAGGGCTCGGATGTCGTGGTGTTTAGCTCAAATCCAATTCCCGGCAATGAAAAAAGCGTGGTGCGAACGGTTGATGGTTTGATGCGCGAAGGTTCTGACGTTATTCAGAACGGTAAAACCCACTTGACGGGAATCGGTCCTCTGCACTTGTCAGGTCACGGCTATTATGACGATCATGTTAAATTGATTAATGCACTTAACCCAACTTACTACATGCCAATTCACGGTGAATTCCATATGTTGGTGCATAATGCTAGATTGGCGGAAAAGGAATGTGGAATTCCTCGCAAGAATATTTTTGTGTGCGATGCTGGAGATATTATTGAGATTGATATTGAAAGGCAAGCAAAGAAAGCTGGGCGAATTCATGTTGGCGGTGTGATGTATGATGATACTGGCGCGATTGTTTCTGAGGTTGTATTGAAAGATCGCATTCACATGTCGCAAGAGGGAATGTTTGTTGTGGTGCTGACCGTACAGCGTGGCACGGGACGATTATTGACTAGCCCAGACATTATTTCTCGCGGATTTATCTATTTGCGCGATTCTGAAGAATTGATGAATATGATTCGCCAATACTTGAAGCAAAAAGCGGCGCGCAGTTTTTCTGGCAAATATGATTTGGATGTGATCAAAAAAGAAATTAAAGATGAGATTACGCATATATTGTATGATCAGACTCGCCGAACACCAATTGTCATTCCGGTGATTAACGAAGTTGGTGGCTTGAAGTCTGTAAAGTCGGCAGCTGCGCCAGCTCATTCTGTTTCAAAATCGCCAGCGCGTGGTAAAAAACCTACCTCAGACGAGCCAAAAATGACCCTTCCAACTGCTCCACGCCGCCGTTTCCCGCAGCGCCAAGTGCCAGATACTGAAGCAAATGACACAAAAGCCAGAGAGCGACAGAACACACGTCCGTACTAG
- a CDS encoding YhgE/Pip domain-containing protein, which translates to MIKNKMLQAEWKHLFNNKILLISMAVISFIPILYSGFFLGSIWDPYGQTKNLPVAFVNEDKGASLNGKSLNVGESVEKKLKDNHDLGWEFVSKQQADEGVNSGHFYAVVTIPSDFSQKAASITESEPRQAVINFTTTPAKNYIGSLVSNQAASKVKSSVSEQITQAYAKGILENLDKLGMGLDTAANGASTLHDGLGRLQSGTQTYVGGVKQLAVNQQSLAGGLAQLSDGSRKLQAGLGQLSNNLPTESQLSQLSNGMKQLQSGINQLNASVSNPSPALMAQQNKVETEAQTLAQTMRASESDLSAAGDTLRALSAQVAASGSDSTTISLPQISNIYQALTKTQIISAQMGTLREDLQALKQQLSAQQTQLQAGVSTLNNGVNQLTPNAITAFNGYNSVRFANNQLLAGSASLTNGLNEAKSGSQKLANGASLLESRSGALIDGTSQLASGADALANKLADASNRIKIQPTGTTTQQQIANPVKSEMTEKGNVPNYGYALSPYVLSLSLFVGAIVLNVIYPIRKTFSEQESAIRWWLSKASVAGVAAFMQATILMLVMVFFLGLTPEHPAHFIGAIYLTSFAYMSIVSLLVIVLDNPGRFLAMVLLVLQLGSSEGTFPIQTANGFFQAINPLVPMTYSIRALRQAISGGLDNAFYGGSMWVLAGFLLVANLLTIGFFAYRGKRKFAHTSVDGDD; encoded by the coding sequence ATGATTAAAAATAAGATGTTACAAGCCGAGTGGAAGCATTTGTTTAATAATAAAATATTGCTGATATCTATGGCTGTGATTTCGTTTATCCCGATTTTGTATAGTGGATTTTTCCTAGGCTCAATTTGGGATCCTTACGGGCAAACAAAAAACTTGCCGGTGGCGTTCGTGAACGAAGACAAGGGTGCTAGCTTAAATGGCAAATCGCTGAATGTCGGCGAATCTGTCGAGAAAAAACTGAAAGATAATCACGATTTGGGTTGGGAGTTTGTCAGTAAACAACAAGCAGACGAAGGCGTGAATAGCGGACATTTTTACGCAGTGGTAACTATTCCGTCCGACTTTTCGCAGAAGGCAGCGTCAATTACCGAATCTGAACCTCGGCAGGCGGTTATTAATTTTACGACCACACCAGCGAAAAACTATATCGGTTCGCTAGTCAGCAATCAAGCTGCCTCCAAGGTCAAATCTTCGGTGTCTGAACAAATCACTCAGGCGTACGCTAAGGGAATTTTGGAGAATTTGGACAAGCTTGGAATGGGGCTGGACACGGCGGCTAACGGCGCGTCAACTTTGCACGACGGATTAGGGCGATTGCAATCTGGCACGCAAACATACGTTGGCGGCGTGAAACAGTTGGCAGTAAACCAGCAATCCTTGGCTGGCGGACTGGCGCAACTCAGCGACGGTTCTCGTAAATTGCAGGCGGGATTGGGGCAATTGTCGAACAATTTACCGACCGAATCCCAGTTGTCGCAATTATCTAACGGCATGAAACAATTGCAATCGGGAATAAATCAGTTAAACGCCAGCGTGAGTAATCCATCGCCAGCGCTCATGGCTCAGCAAAACAAGGTAGAAACGGAAGCGCAAACTTTGGCGCAAACAATGCGAGCTTCGGAGTCCGACTTGTCGGCGGCGGGCGATACTTTGCGGGCTTTGAGCGCGCAAGTAGCCGCTTCTGGTAGCGATTCTACGACGATAAGTTTGCCGCAAATTAGCAATATTTATCAAGCATTAACAAAAACTCAGATAATTAGCGCGCAGATGGGGACGCTACGTGAAGATCTTCAAGCGCTAAAACAGCAACTATCAGCACAACAAACACAACTTCAGGCCGGAGTTTCTACATTGAATAACGGCGTGAATCAATTGACACCAAACGCAATTACCGCATTTAACGGCTATAACAGTGTGCGATTTGCAAACAATCAATTATTGGCGGGCTCGGCAAGCTTAACAAACGGCTTAAACGAAGCGAAATCGGGCAGTCAAAAATTGGCGAATGGCGCGAGTTTGTTAGAGAGTCGCTCGGGCGCGTTAATTGATGGAACTTCGCAACTAGCAAGCGGCGCGGATGCGCTGGCGAATAAATTGGCGGACGCCTCTAACCGCATAAAAATTCAACCAACTGGCACTACAACTCAGCAGCAAATTGCAAATCCAGTGAAGTCGGAGATGACCGAAAAGGGCAATGTTCCGAATTATGGCTACGCTTTGTCGCCGTATGTTTTGTCGCTAAGTTTGTTCGTTGGAGCAATTGTCCTGAACGTTATTTATCCGATCCGCAAAACTTTTTCTGAGCAAGAAAGTGCGATTCGTTGGTGGCTATCTAAAGCTTCGGTGGCTGGCGTGGCGGCCTTTATGCAAGCAACGATTTTGATGTTAGTGATGGTGTTTTTCTTAGGACTAACTCCAGAACATCCAGCGCATTTCATCGGGGCAATTTATCTGACGTCGTTTGCGTATATGTCGATTGTGTCGCTTTTGGTGATTGTTTTGGACAATCCAGGACGATTCCTAGCGATGGTTCTTTTGGTGCTTCAATTGGGCTCCAGCGAGGGAACGTTCCCAATCCAAACTGCCAACGGATTCTTCCAAGCAATTAATCCGCTAGTGCCGATGACTTACTCGATTCGCGCATTGCGCCAGGCTATTTCGGGTGGGCTAGATAACGCATTTTACGGCGGCAGTATGTGGGTTTTGGCTGGATTCTTGTTGGTGGCTAATTTATTGACAATCGGCTTCTTCGCTTATCGTGGCAAGCGTAAATTCGCACACACGTCGGTTGATGGCGACGATTAA
- a CDS encoding RrF2 family transcriptional regulator: MRLSGAVEQACCIMAILADPKRTTPVTNDALAEKMLVSPTYLKKISRKLVIAKLITSTQGTGGGFILARKMNEVTLHDVVLAIEGELPFFQPQGIVERVFQSRPRQVEIGMNMIEKVFSEAQEKWSEYLKTVTLEDVAKEVAHD, encoded by the coding sequence ATGAGGTTATCGGGAGCTGTTGAACAGGCGTGTTGCATTATGGCAATTCTGGCGGATCCGAAAAGGACGACGCCGGTAACTAATGACGCGCTGGCGGAAAAGATGCTGGTTTCGCCGACGTACTTGAAGAAAATTAGTCGGAAATTGGTAATAGCAAAGCTAATCACTTCAACCCAGGGAACTGGCGGCGGATTTATTTTAGCGAGAAAAATGAACGAAGTTACGTTGCATGATGTCGTCCTTGCAATTGAAGGAGAATTGCCATTTTTTCAACCTCAGGGAATTGTTGAGAGAGTTTTTCAATCGCGTCCTCGTCAGGTGGAAATTGGCATGAATATGATAGAAAAGGTTTTTTCTGAAGCGCAGGAAAAGTGGAGTGAATATTTGAAAACTGTGACGTTGGAAGATGTCGCAAAGGAGGTCGCACATGATTAA
- a CDS encoding uracil-DNA glycosylase, which translates to MDKQAKLDALAEEIVKEKICSDLADQATQLVMGDGNPDADIIFIGEAPGKNEDLQGKPFVGAAGKFLDEMLKSADLQRSDVYITNIVKYRPPNNRDPLPEEKRQFWPYLLRQLEIIQPKAILTLGRHSGGGFIPGLQISKEHGRPRKVCLHELEFVVIPLYHPAAALYNGGMRQTLIDDFIQAVEFVKNNSGA; encoded by the coding sequence ATGGACAAGCAGGCTAAATTGGATGCGTTGGCGGAAGAAATTGTAAAAGAGAAGATTTGTTCGGATTTGGCGGATCAGGCAACGCAATTAGTTATGGGCGATGGAAACCCTGATGCTGATATCATTTTTATTGGCGAGGCGCCAGGGAAGAATGAAGATTTGCAGGGCAAGCCGTTTGTTGGTGCTGCGGGAAAATTCCTTGATGAGATGCTGAAATCTGCTGATCTGCAACGTTCAGATGTGTATATTACTAATATTGTTAAATATCGTCCACCAAATAATCGCGACCCGCTACCAGAGGAAAAGCGACAATTTTGGCCATATTTACTTAGGCAATTAGAAATCATTCAGCCAAAGGCTATTCTGACCTTAGGGCGGCACAGCGGCGGTGGGTTTATTCCGGGATTGCAGATCAGTAAAGAACACGGTCGTCCACGTAAAGTGTGTCTGCATGAGCTTGAATTCGTAGTGATTCCGTTATATCATCCAGCCGCTGCGCTTTATAACGGCGGTATGCGTCAGACTTTAATTGATGATTTTATTCAGGCCGTGGAATTCGTGAAGAATAATAGCGGCGCTTAA
- the pnp gene encoding polyribonucleotide nucleotidyltransferase: MSIINPSGKEIFSVTTDFCGRPLTLEVNRVGFRTTGSVLVRYGDTVVLGSAQVSPRPVQLDYFPLSIDYEEKFYAAGKISGSRFIKREGRPSDEAVLIGRLIDRPIRPLFPKGYRQEIQVVATVLSMDPSFRPDVIAMIAASSALMLTGTPFDGPVAGLRVGRVNGEFKAFLTPEEREKSDLDLVVAGIESGITMVEAGAKEVSEDVIVDAMTWAHQMMQPAIALQRELAEKVAPAQQEYDLILPDESIQQTVNAWADGKFGEKIRRPYPERNEMISEIRAEFHEAMAEKLGLDEEEYSEVRGDYDEAFTLALHKDVRRGIVTERVRPDGRQLTEIRPLSSEVGFLPRAHGSSLFTRGVTQGMNIVTLAPLSYSQLIDTMEITDGERRYMHHYNAPGYTVGEVKRMGSPGRREIGHGYLAERALLPVLPTEEDFPYAIRSVTEIMSQNGSTSMAATCSSCLALMDAGVPISAPVSGIAMGLMMDGDTPYVLSDIADAEDFAGDMDFKVTGTSKGITALQMDMKVHGLPVAVLRQAIEQSKAGRAHILEHMLSVLPGPRESLSPYAPRIEKIKIDPDKIGVIIGKGGETINKITSETGAEIDIKEDGLITVASPDGASIEKAMNWIKSLVEEPEVGKIYEGKVVGIKDFGAFVNILPGVDGMVHISKLAEHRVEKVTDFVKEGQTVRVKITGIDERGKINLTMIGL, encoded by the coding sequence ATGAGTATTATCAATCCAAGCGGCAAGGAGATTTTTAGTGTTACCACTGATTTTTGTGGTCGCCCGCTGACTTTAGAGGTGAATCGCGTCGGTTTTAGGACGACTGGTAGCGTTTTGGTGCGCTATGGCGACACTGTAGTTTTGGGCAGTGCTCAGGTTAGTCCGCGTCCAGTGCAATTGGATTATTTTCCATTATCGATTGATTACGAAGAAAAGTTTTATGCCGCAGGTAAGATTTCTGGCAGCCGATTTATTAAGCGCGAAGGTCGCCCGAGCGATGAAGCTGTGTTGATTGGGCGATTGATTGATCGTCCGATCCGTCCGCTTTTCCCGAAGGGTTATCGTCAGGAAATTCAAGTCGTCGCAACTGTTTTGAGCATGGATCCGAGTTTCCGCCCAGACGTGATTGCGATGATCGCTGCGTCTAGTGCGTTAATGTTAACTGGCACGCCGTTTGATGGTCCAGTGGCTGGTTTGCGCGTGGGTCGAGTGAATGGCGAATTTAAGGCGTTCTTGACTCCGGAAGAGCGCGAAAAGTCGGATCTTGATTTGGTTGTGGCTGGTATTGAAAGCGGTATAACAATGGTCGAGGCTGGTGCTAAAGAAGTTTCGGAAGATGTTATTGTTGATGCGATGACATGGGCTCACCAGATGATGCAGCCAGCGATTGCCCTGCAACGCGAACTGGCGGAAAAAGTTGCGCCAGCACAGCAGGAATACGATTTAATTTTGCCAGACGAATCAATTCAGCAAACAGTTAACGCGTGGGCTGATGGGAAATTTGGTGAGAAAATCCGTCGTCCATATCCAGAGCGCAATGAAATGATAAGCGAAATTCGTGCCGAGTTTCATGAGGCGATGGCGGAAAAATTGGGACTGGACGAGGAAGAATATAGCGAAGTTCGTGGTGATTACGATGAAGCGTTCACTTTGGCTTTGCATAAAGATGTTCGTCGGGGAATTGTTACCGAGCGAGTTCGTCCCGACGGTCGACAATTGACCGAGATTCGTCCGCTCAGCTCGGAAGTTGGATTCTTGCCGCGCGCTCACGGTTCTAGCTTGTTTACACGTGGCGTGACTCAAGGAATGAACATTGTAACTTTGGCGCCGCTTAGTTATTCGCAATTGATTGACACTATGGAAATTACCGACGGTGAGCGACGCTATATGCATCATTACAATGCGCCGGGTTATACGGTTGGTGAGGTCAAGCGAATGGGCAGTCCAGGTCGACGTGAGATTGGTCACGGATATTTGGCGGAACGTGCTTTGCTTCCAGTTTTGCCAACTGAAGAGGATTTTCCATACGCTATTCGCTCGGTGACAGAAATTATGAGCCAGAACGGTTCAACTTCTATGGCGGCAACTTGTTCTAGCTGTTTGGCGTTGATGGACGCTGGCGTGCCAATTTCGGCTCCCGTGAGTGGAATTGCGATGGGATTGATGATGGACGGTGATACTCCGTATGTGTTGAGTGATATTGCTGACGCTGAGGACTTTGCTGGCGATATGGACTTTAAGGTAACCGGAACCTCAAAGGGTATTACGGCTCTTCAAATGGATATGAAGGTTCATGGGCTACCAGTGGCGGTATTGCGTCAAGCGATTGAGCAGAGTAAGGCGGGGCGTGCGCACATTTTGGAACATATGCTTAGTGTGCTTCCAGGGCCTCGTGAGTCGCTCAGCCCGTATGCGCCACGAATTGAGAAGATTAAGATTGACCCAGATAAGATTGGCGTAATTATCGGTAAGGGCGGCGAGACGATCAATAAGATTACTTCGGAGACTGGCGCTGAGATTGATATTAAGGAAGATGGTTTGATTACCGTGGCTAGCCCAGATGGCGCGTCGATTGAAAAGGCTATGAACTGGATTAAGAGTCTGGTTGAGGAGCCAGAAGTCGGCAAGATTTACGAAGGTAAAGTTGTCGGCATTAAAGATTTTGGCGCGTTTGTGAATATACTTCCTGGTGTTGACGGAATGGTCCATATTTCGAAATTGGCGGAACATCGAGTTGAAAAAGTGACTGATTTCGTGAAAGAAGGGCAAACTGTTCGCGTGAAAATTACTGGAATTGACGAGCGCGGTAAGATTAATTTGACGATGATTGGTTTGTAA